One Leptospira selangorensis DNA segment encodes these proteins:
- a CDS encoding pectate lyase, whose protein sequence is GSSEVYPWQTPAGVSFEGFENYADGTVIETSSNKSLQSHLEVTSGTLTSKHLSNGVYKRAKTEDYNFRMLIQGLNNGLRVKWTDQALEARFYIDSWQVSSDSWQGIHLFTRYRTENDLYVASLRSDGTVYFKKKLCSTYTTLATGTLKDQAGNPKSFNTKQWYKLTLVAIGNHLDFYVDNVLQLSITDGTFSWGTSGIRTDYANVYLDDLILHDDLSDF, encoded by the coding sequence GGATCAAGTGAAGTCTATCCTTGGCAAACTCCTGCGGGAGTTTCTTTCGAAGGTTTTGAAAACTATGCGGACGGAACGGTGATAGAAACTAGTTCTAATAAGTCTTTGCAATCTCATCTCGAAGTTACTTCAGGGACCTTGACATCCAAACATCTTTCCAATGGTGTTTATAAAAGAGCGAAAACGGAAGATTATAATTTCAGAATGCTGATCCAAGGTTTGAATAATGGCTTACGAGTGAAGTGGACTGATCAGGCATTGGAGGCTCGGTTCTATATAGATTCATGGCAGGTTTCCTCCGATAGTTGGCAGGGAATCCATCTATTTACAAGATATAGAACTGAAAATGATTTGTATGTGGCATCTCTTCGAAGTGATGGAACAGTTTATTTTAAGAAAAAACTTTGCAGTACTTATACTACCTTGGCGACTGGAACCTTAAAGGATCAGGCGGGAAATCCAAAGTCTTTTAATACTAAACAATGGTACAAACTGACCTTGGTCGCGATTGGGAATCATCTCGATTTTTATGTGGATAATGTCCTACAGTTATCTATCACAGATGGGACTTTTAGCTGGGGAACTTCCGGAATTCGGACTGATTATGCAAATGTGTATTTGGACGATTTGATCTTACATGATGATCTGAGCGATTTTTGA